In the genome of Megalops cyprinoides isolate fMegCyp1 chromosome 7, fMegCyp1.pri, whole genome shotgun sequence, one region contains:
- the pou6f1 gene encoding POU domain, class 6, transcription factor 1, producing the protein MQCATYDGTVTPGWCELGTMDPEELTANDAPLTVNEQPLGSCTLKFPARDDQVIVMSGHETIRVLEVEVDASLPSSGSDGKPETGGEEGGNLTLEPVEGGAQDPPAQPSNSGGVVLGEGGVAVEATATPVVQTMTPAGPISVSLPQPQTALPITVQGCPQVLTQDGLTTLMTGMMAQPGSLGQPVLIPLSMAGPMAGQGGLAVLTIPTATVATLPGLTAATPAGGVLKLPLAGLQTATVLNTVQPQLHTAAQAVLQPQAASLPSVQASLQPQPQTTQATAQVVTASVAPTLPRASEPTASVATPQTAGLSINPAIISAASLGAQPQFISSLTTTPIITSAISGVAGLTSQIITNAQGQVIGTLPFLLNPASLTGGAAAPTLPSQGLQVQTVSPQLVVNAQGQIIATIGNGPAATATSAAVLPKTSVPITLAKSNTQGPVVTVAQPPVVIAPQPSAVKTVTSLASPVSIACGDSPTVGQLVGKPQQGVTDEEGINLEEIREFAKNFKIRRLSLGLTQTQVGQALTATEGPAYSQSAICRFEKLDITPKSAQKLKPVLEKWLAEAELWNQKGQQNLMEFVGGEPSKKRKRRTSFTPQAIEVLNTYFEKNALPTGQEITEIAKELNYDREVVRVWFCNRRQTLKNTSKINVFQIQ; encoded by the exons ccattAGGTTCCTGCACTTTGAAATTCCCTGCCCGAGATGACCAG GTGATTGTGATGTCCGGCCACGAGACGATCCGTGtcctggaggtggaggtggacgcgTCTCTTCCGTCCTCCGGGTCTGATGGGAAGCCGGAGAcagggggtgaggagggaggcAATCTCACCCTGGAGCCTGTTGAGGGAGGGGCACAGGACCCCCCCGCGCAGCCCTCTAACAGTGGCGGAGTAG TGCTGGGTGAAGGAGGTGTTGCTGTGGAAGCAACGGCCACCCCTGTCGTCCAGACCATGACCCCAGCAGGCCCCATCAGTGTGTCCCTTCCGCAGCCCCAGACGGCTTTGCCCATCACCGTGCAGGGCTGCCCGCAG gtGCTGACTCAGGACGGCCTGACGACACTGATGACAGGAATGATGGCCCAGCCCGGCTCGCTGGGCCAGCCCGTCCTCATCCCCCTCAGCATGGCGGGGCCAATGGCGGGCCAGGGGGGCCTGGCTGTGCTCACTATCCCCACGGCAACCGTTGCCACCCTTCCTGGGCTTACCGCCGCCACCCCGGCTGGGGGGGTCCTCAAATTACCCCTTGCTGGCCTGCAAA CTGCCACTGTGCTGAACACGGTCCAGCCCCAGCTGCACACAGCTGCGCAGGCTGTCCTGCAGCCGCAGGCAGCCTCTTTGCCATCGGTGCAGGCATCCCTCCAACCCCAGCCGCAGACAACGCAGGCGACCGCGCAGGTGGTGACCGCCTCGGTGGCCCCCACTCTGCCCAGGGCCTCTGAGCCCACCGCTTCCGTGGCAACACCGCAGACAGCGGGACTCTCCATCAACCCTGCCATT ATCAGTGCGGCATCGCTGGGAGCCCAGCCCCAGTTCATCAGCTCCCTGACCACCACGCCCATCATCACCAGCGCCATCTCCGGTGTGGCGGGCCTCACCAGCCAGATAATCACCAATGCACAGGGGCAG GTGATTGGGactctccccttcctcctgaATCCGGCCTCTCTGACTGGAGGTGCTGCAGCGCCTACTCTCCCGTCCCAGGGCTTGCAGGTCCAGACGGTTTCTCCCCAGCTGGTCGTGAATGCCCAGGGCCAGATCATCGCCACTATCGGGAACGGACCTGCCGCTACCGCCACTTCCGCGGCTGTCCTCCCAAAGACATCTGTGCCTATAACACTTGCTAAGTCCAACACTCAG GGGCCAGTGGTGACAGTGGCTCAGCCTCCTGTGGTCATCGCTCCCCAGCCCTCTGCTGTGAAGACAGTCACTTCGCTCGCCTCACCTGTCTCCATCGCGTGTGGGGACTCGCCCACTGTAGGCCAGCTTGTTGGCA agccccagcagggagtcacAGATGAAGAGGGTATTAACCTGGAGGAAATCCGTGAATTTGCCAAGAACTTTAAGATCCGCCGCCTCTCTCTGGggctgacacagacacaagtgGGACAGGCTCTCACTGCTACAGAGGGTCCTGCCTACAGCCAGTCTGCCATCTGCAG GTTTGAGAAGCTGGACATTACGCCGAAGAGCGCTCAGAAGTTGAAGCCGGTGCTGGAGAAGTGGCTGGCTGAGGCCGAGCTGTGGAACCAGAAGGGGCAGCAGAACCTGATGGAGTTCGTGGGCGGGGAGCCGTCAAAGAAGCGCAAACGGCGCACCAGCTTCACCCCGCAGGCCATCGAGGTTCTCAACACCTACTTCGAGAAGAACGCTCTCCCCACGGGCCAGGAGATCACCGAGATCGCCAAAGAGCTGAACTACGACCGCGAAGTTGTCCGCGTCTGGTTCTGTAACAGGCGCCAGACCTTGAAGAACACCAGCAAGATCAACGTCTTTCAGATTCAGTAA